One part of the Desulfatirhabdium butyrativorans DSM 18734 genome encodes these proteins:
- a CDS encoding glycosyltransferase family 2 protein — protein MPAFNETENIPILHNRIAEVFNSLPSIDWELILVDDGSRDTTWKTIGSLVGQDSRVRGIRLSRNFGHQYALMAGLEHAAGDAVITMDCDLQHPVEMLPPMIEAWLQGRHIVKMVRQDAPHTGLLKKWTSRLYYALFTWLSDVPMREGLADFRLLDRQVLEELKQFQEEGLFLRGLIEWIGFDSCEMPYQAADRLKGTSQYSLKKMLKLAWHGISSFSILPLRIGMLIGISGTVFSVLGILYALYGKLIQRETVPGWTSIMMGISLLFSLLFVYLGILGEYIGRIVIEVRNRPRFIVMETSGFRKTQDAGPHFHRRG, from the coding sequence GTGCCGGCTTTCAACGAAACCGAAAACATTCCAATCCTGCACAACCGTATCGCCGAGGTGTTCAATTCGCTCCCATCGATCGACTGGGAATTGATTCTGGTGGATGATGGCAGCCGGGATACCACCTGGAAAACCATCGGAAGCCTGGTTGGACAGGATTCGCGGGTCAGGGGGATCCGGCTTTCTCGAAATTTCGGCCATCAGTATGCGCTCATGGCAGGTCTCGAGCATGCCGCAGGCGATGCCGTCATCACCATGGATTGCGATTTGCAGCATCCCGTGGAAATGCTTCCGCCGATGATCGAGGCATGGCTCCAGGGTCGGCACATCGTCAAGATGGTCCGTCAGGATGCTCCGCATACAGGCCTCTTGAAAAAATGGACATCCCGGTTATACTATGCGCTCTTTACGTGGCTGAGCGATGTCCCGATGCGGGAGGGGCTTGCCGACTTCAGGCTCCTGGACCGTCAGGTGCTCGAAGAGCTGAAACAGTTTCAGGAAGAGGGGCTTTTTTTGAGAGGGCTCATCGAGTGGATCGGTTTTGATTCCTGTGAAATGCCCTATCAGGCTGCGGATCGACTCAAAGGAACGAGCCAATACAGTTTGAAGAAAATGCTCAAGCTCGCCTGGCACGGGATCAGCTCTTTTTCCATCCTCCCGCTTCGAATCGGCATGCTGATCGGCATTTCCGGAACCGTTTTCTCGGTTCTGGGCATTTTATACGCCTTATACGGGAAGCTCATTCAGCGAGAAACCGTTCCCGGATGGACATCCATCATGATGGGGATATCCCTGCTCTTTTCTCTTCTTTTCGTTTATCTCGGCATTTTGGGAGAGTATATTGGCAGGATCGTGATCGAAGTGCGCAACCGGCCCCGATTTATCGTGATGGAAACCAGCGGATTTCGAAAGACGCAGGATGCCGGACCGCATTTTCATCGACGGGGGTAG